From a single Nostoc edaphicum CCNP1411 genomic region:
- a CDS encoding SLBB domain-containing protein: MLNKSLSKFLTQPVVGVALLTAVNAAVSSASLAQGQPFPPATQPPSTQTQIDTNYSLGGGDRIRVNVFEVPEYTGEYQIPPGGAINLPLIGSVSVLGLTTEQAADEIARRYARFLKRPLISVNLLSSRPINIFVAGEVTRPGAYTLNLSGGAGDNPGVQYPTVLAALTTAQGVTLAADVTQVQLRRKVGRSSEQAVTINLKELIQTGRLSQDITLRDGDTIVVPTATNFNVAESRNIFAANFAASQTTPRTVTIIGEVNRPGSYLVTPASTDAAQAGATPNSGTATPNGLPNVTRVIQLAGGITAQADVRNLRLRRPTRSGSEQAIDINLWQLLQSGDTNQDIIVQDGDTIVIPTATEINPAEATQLATTTLSPARIQVGVVGEVKRPGLTDVQPNSSLNQAILAAGGFNDARASSDAVDLIRLNPNGSVTKRIVKVDFSAGINEQTNPILRNNDVVVVNRSGLAKTGDTTNTIAGPLGVIFNILRLFGI, from the coding sequence ATGCTTAACAAAAGTTTGTCTAAATTCCTAACTCAGCCAGTTGTGGGTGTGGCTTTATTAACTGCTGTCAATGCCGCTGTGTCATCTGCTAGTCTAGCTCAGGGACAACCATTCCCACCAGCTACACAACCACCAAGCACACAGACACAAATAGATACTAATTATTCTTTAGGAGGCGGCGATCGCATCCGTGTAAATGTCTTTGAAGTCCCTGAATATACAGGCGAATATCAAATTCCCCCAGGTGGAGCAATCAACCTACCTTTAATTGGTAGTGTGTCAGTCCTCGGCCTAACAACTGAACAGGCTGCTGACGAAATTGCGAGAAGATATGCCCGCTTCCTCAAACGTCCCTTGATCTCAGTCAATTTGTTATCGTCTCGTCCCATCAATATTTTCGTTGCCGGAGAGGTGACACGTCCAGGAGCTTACACTCTGAACTTGAGCGGAGGCGCGGGAGACAATCCAGGTGTACAATACCCGACTGTATTAGCTGCATTGACAACAGCGCAGGGTGTAACTCTTGCTGCGGATGTAACTCAAGTTCAATTACGGCGTAAAGTCGGACGTTCTTCAGAGCAAGCCGTCACCATCAATTTGAAGGAACTCATCCAAACAGGCAGGTTATCACAGGATATTACCTTGCGGGATGGAGACACTATAGTTGTACCAACAGCAACCAACTTCAATGTGGCTGAATCTCGCAATATATTTGCAGCTAACTTTGCCGCCAGCCAAACAACACCCCGCACGGTAACAATTATTGGTGAAGTTAATCGTCCCGGTTCGTATCTTGTCACCCCAGCCAGCACAGATGCTGCTCAGGCGGGCGCAACCCCTAATAGTGGTACTGCCACTCCCAATGGTCTACCAAATGTAACACGGGTAATTCAACTAGCTGGGGGAATTACAGCGCAAGCTGATGTTCGTAATCTCAGGTTACGCCGACCTACAAGAAGTGGCTCAGAACAAGCCATAGATATCAATCTTTGGCAACTCTTGCAGAGTGGTGACACCAATCAAGACATCATCGTACAAGACGGAGATACAATTGTTATTCCGACGGCAACTGAAATTAACCCCGCAGAAGCTACTCAATTAGCTACCACTACTTTGTCTCCTGCACGCATTCAAGTTGGTGTGGTAGGCGAAGTTAAAAGACCAGGATTAACAGACGTTCAGCCGAATAGCTCTTTAAATCAAGCTATACTCGCTGCTGGCGGATTTAATGATGCCAGAGCTAGTAGCGATGCTGTTGATTTGATTCGCCTCAACCCTAATGGTTCTGTGACTAAACGTATAGTAAAAGTGGATTTCTCCGCTGGGATTAATGAACAAACTAATCCCATACTCCGTAACAATGATGTTGTAGTAGTCAACCGATCTGGTTTAGCTAAGACTGGGGATACTACAAACACCATAGCTGGCCCTCTAGGTGTTATTTTTAATATTCTGAGGTTGTTCGGAATCTAG
- a CDS encoding glycosyltransferase family 4 protein codes for MASSKKVLIIVENLPVPFDRRVWMEATTLQKAGYEVAVISPTGNGFDKDYEVIEQIHIYRHPLPPEESSVIGYLREYSWAINWQFRLAKRVWRERGFDVIHICNPPDLLFLVAGWFKLFHGIWVIFDHHDLSPEMYEAKYQRRDIFYHGLRWAERLTYATADMVISTNESHREVALNRGHKKSEKVFVVRSAPDLSRFCRMPPNPNYRRGKNYLIGYMGVMGEPEGIDYLLRMVYYIVKQKNRSDIHFMLIGSGPAIEKLKALSKELEVTDFVEFTGFKQGEELLERLSSCDVCVEPSPTSTYNENCTMNKILEYMAMGKAIVQFDLREGRRSAQEASLYAKPNDEVEFAEKILELLDSPEFREKIGAEGRRRMEEILEWKYQAPKLLEAYDKIWQS; via the coding sequence ATGGCATCATCGAAAAAAGTACTAATTATCGTTGAGAATCTGCCAGTTCCCTTTGATAGGCGGGTATGGATGGAAGCAACTACTTTGCAAAAAGCTGGGTATGAAGTTGCCGTAATTTCACCGACAGGTAATGGTTTTGACAAAGACTATGAAGTAATTGAGCAGATTCACATCTACCGTCATCCTCTACCACCGGAAGAAAGTTCAGTCATTGGCTATCTCCGAGAGTACAGTTGGGCGATTAACTGGCAATTCCGTTTAGCTAAAAGGGTATGGCGAGAGCGAGGTTTTGATGTCATACATATTTGTAATCCGCCGGATTTGCTTTTCTTAGTAGCAGGATGGTTTAAATTATTTCATGGTATATGGGTTATTTTTGATCATCATGATCTCAGTCCGGAGATGTATGAAGCTAAGTATCAACGGCGTGATATTTTTTATCATGGATTACGCTGGGCTGAACGCTTGACCTATGCCACAGCAGATATGGTAATTTCAACGAACGAGTCACATAGAGAGGTAGCTCTGAACCGCGGACACAAGAAATCAGAGAAGGTATTTGTAGTTCGTAGTGCACCTGATCTTTCGCGCTTTTGCCGAATGCCTCCAAACCCTAATTACCGTAGAGGTAAAAACTACTTAATAGGGTACATGGGTGTCATGGGTGAACCAGAGGGAATTGATTATCTCCTGAGAATGGTGTATTACATTGTTAAGCAAAAAAATCGCTCCGATATTCACTTTATGCTAATAGGTAGTGGACCTGCAATTGAAAAACTTAAGGCTTTATCTAAAGAGTTAGAAGTGACTGATTTCGTAGAATTTACAGGGTTTAAGCAAGGGGAAGAACTTTTAGAGCGGCTCTCCAGTTGTGACGTGTGTGTAGAGCCTTCTCCAACATCTACTTATAACGAAAACTGCACCATGAATAAAATCCTCGAATATATGGCCATGGGAAAAGCAATTGTCCAGTTTGATTTGCGAGAGGGAAGACGTTCTGCACAGGAAGCATCTCTTTATGCCAAGCCTAATGATGAGGTGGAATTTGCTGAGAAAATTCTGGAACTTCTGGATTCTCCTGAATTTAGAGAAAAGATAGGAGCAGAGGGACGGCGCAGAATGGAGGAGATCCTTGAGTGGAAATATCAAGCTCCGAAACTGTTAGAGGCTTATGATAAAATTTGGCAAAGTTAG
- the hisB gene encoding imidazoleglycerol-phosphate dehydratase HisB — MQISKINSNYDRLTETSRIATVHRTTGETNVQVTINLDGRGTCTAATGIPFLDHMLHQIASHGLIDIDVQAKGDWEIDDHHTNEDVGITLGQAFNQALGDRKGIVRFGNFLAPLDEALVQVALDFSGRPHLSYGLQIPTGRVGTYDTQLVREFFVALVNHSQMTLHIRQLDGINSHHIIEATFKAFARATRLAVEIDPRRAGVIPSSKGVL; from the coding sequence ATGCAAATCAGCAAAATTAATTCAAACTACGATCGCTTAACTGAAACCTCTCGGATTGCCACTGTTCACCGCACCACTGGTGAAACTAATGTACAAGTTACTATCAACCTGGATGGTAGAGGAACTTGCACAGCAGCAACAGGCATTCCGTTTTTGGATCACATGTTGCATCAAATTGCCTCCCACGGGCTGATTGATATCGATGTCCAAGCCAAGGGAGACTGGGAAATTGATGATCATCACACCAACGAAGATGTAGGCATTACTTTAGGGCAAGCTTTCAACCAAGCACTAGGCGACAGAAAAGGTATTGTCCGCTTTGGTAATTTTCTTGCACCACTGGACGAGGCCTTAGTTCAGGTAGCGCTAGACTTTTCCGGCCGTCCTCACCTCAGTTACGGCTTGCAAATTCCTACTGGGCGGGTAGGAACCTATGACACCCAACTGGTACGAGAATTTTTTGTGGCTTTGGTGAACCATAGCCAAATGACATTACACATTCGGCAACTGGATGGCATTAATTCCCATCACATTATTGAAGCAACATTTAAAGCCTTTGCAAGAGCAACACGGCTGGCGGTGGAAATCGACCCCCGTCGTGCTGGTGTAATTCCCAGTTCTAAGGGAGTTCTATGA
- a CDS encoding glycosyltransferase family 4 protein, protein METVQHMCSTKTIKILLLGPSLLQQGGISNYEKLFLDYAPSEVNIRHIVTHQEGSTAFKIIIFLSAIYKFFWMLIREEVDIVQLEISQRGSVLRQAIMALLAWVFHKPIILHAHGSQFHVFYAELAKWIQQLLRWVFCKCQRLVVLSESWKTFYIENLGLKPEQVVVFYNPVKIPAEVPLRSVSKKVNLLFLGRIGQRKGAFDLIKAFSLLPTEYKTKSSMIMAGDGDIEQARNLVTTLNLENYIKLPGWIGSDERDILLTEADVFVLPSYNEGLPLAMLEAMAWELPVIVTPVGGIPEIVTQSDNGLIVDPGNVEQLSDAVKSLIENESLRLSLGSKARTSVFDLDIKNHWVSFLNLYRSVLNSDD, encoded by the coding sequence ATGGAAACAGTGCAGCATATGTGTTCAACTAAAACTATCAAGATTCTCCTGTTAGGTCCTAGCTTACTCCAGCAGGGAGGCATTTCCAATTACGAAAAACTTTTTTTAGACTATGCTCCTTCTGAAGTGAATATCCGTCATATTGTTACTCACCAAGAAGGATCTACAGCGTTCAAAATAATAATATTTTTGAGCGCTATATATAAATTTTTTTGGATGTTAATTAGGGAAGAAGTTGATATTGTTCAACTGGAGATTTCCCAGCGGGGTAGTGTCTTACGACAAGCGATTATGGCACTTTTAGCTTGGGTATTTCACAAGCCGATAATTCTACATGCTCACGGTAGTCAATTTCATGTTTTCTACGCTGAACTTGCAAAATGGATACAGCAATTACTACGTTGGGTATTTTGCAAGTGTCAACGCTTAGTTGTCTTATCAGAAAGTTGGAAAACTTTTTACATAGAAAACCTTGGACTGAAACCCGAACAAGTTGTAGTTTTTTATAATCCAGTAAAAATTCCTGCTGAAGTTCCACTCCGTTCAGTCTCTAAGAAAGTGAACTTACTTTTTTTAGGACGAATTGGTCAACGAAAAGGAGCATTTGATTTGATCAAAGCCTTTTCTCTTTTACCTACTGAATATAAAACTAAATCAAGTATGATAATGGCAGGAGATGGAGACATAGAACAAGCACGAAATTTAGTTACGACTTTAAACCTAGAAAATTATATAAAATTACCTGGCTGGATAGGGTCAGATGAACGTGATATTCTTTTAACTGAAGCAGATGTTTTTGTGTTGCCTTCTTACAATGAAGGTCTTCCATTAGCAATGCTGGAAGCAATGGCTTGGGAGTTACCAGTCATAGTTACACCAGTAGGAGGCATACCTGAGATAGTTACTCAATCTGACAATGGATTAATCGTTGATCCAGGTAATGTTGAGCAGTTATCAGACGCTGTTAAGTCTTTAATTGAAAATGAGTCTTTGAGGCTTTCTCTAGGATCTAAGGCGAGAACCAGTGTTTTTGATCTCGATATTAAAAATCACTGGGTTTCTTTCCTTAACTTATATCGTTCAGTGTTAAATTCAGATGATTAA
- the ntcA gene encoding global nitrogen regulator NtcA encodes MIVTQDKALANVFRQMATGAFPPVVETFERNKTIFFPGDPAERVYFLLKGAVKLSRVYEAGEEITVALLRENSVFGVLSLLTGNKSDRFYHAVAFTPVELLSAPIEQVEQALKENPELSMLMLRGLSSRILQTEMMIETLAHRDMGSRLVSFLLILCRDFGVPCADGITIDLKLSHQAIAEAIGSTRVTVTRLLGDLREKKMISIHKKKITVHKPVTLSRQFT; translated from the coding sequence ATGATCGTGACACAAGATAAAGCCCTAGCAAATGTATTTCGTCAGATGGCGACCGGGGCGTTTCCGCCAGTTGTGGAAACGTTTGAACGCAATAAAACGATCTTTTTTCCTGGCGATCCTGCCGAACGAGTTTATTTTCTTTTGAAAGGTGCTGTTAAACTTTCCAGGGTGTACGAGGCAGGAGAGGAAATAACGGTAGCGTTGCTGCGGGAAAATAGTGTTTTTGGTGTATTGTCATTGCTGACAGGAAATAAGTCGGATCGGTTTTACCATGCGGTTGCATTTACTCCTGTGGAATTACTGTCAGCACCAATTGAACAGGTGGAGCAAGCACTCAAGGAAAATCCAGAATTATCAATGTTAATGCTGCGAGGTCTGTCTTCGCGAATTTTACAGACGGAGATGATGATTGAAACTCTTGCTCACCGAGATATGGGTTCTAGGTTGGTAAGTTTTTTGTTAATTCTTTGTCGGGATTTTGGCGTTCCTTGTGCAGATGGGATCACTATTGATTTGAAGTTATCTCATCAAGCGATCGCAGAAGCAATTGGTTCAACTCGTGTTACCGTTACTAGGCTACTGGGAGATTTGCGTGAGAAAAAGATGATTTCTATCCACAAAAAGAAGATTACTGTGCATAAACCTGTTACCTTAAGTAGGCAATTCACATAA
- a CDS encoding choice-of-anchor Q domain-containing protein, producing MTIEFLQHTLFFPMMIHGFGFLSLSASLVLPWALTGLVQGERITESLVKDVRQSPTDQVMPLPSRKLISQSSTATTYYVSGSGNDKNSGRTTSSAFRTIQRAANLTNPGDKVLIMNGEYKNTGGSGSVVSIRRSGRANAWIKYQAYPGHFPKIRHDTWNGILLSNGVSYIEIDGLEVIGNNANITLSYALSQKTNGSNPRTNGTCISIDGRNSSVRYINILNNKVNNCGGGGISVISADYVKIDNNTVFNNAWYSMYGTSGISFLKSRNSDNNQGYKMFVTRNRVYNNRNYVPWIQRGNITDGNGIIVDLSKQGANGAYRGRTLIANNITYRNGGSGIHAHESEHIDIVNNTAYLNQQSPELSKKGQLYAGYSNDVKIFNNIVYGVAGKNVNSSYMNKNVTYNYNLYPNGAVIDAKARGANDIIADPQFQNAPNGDFRLKGTSPAINRGYYWNDLKTDHAGNPRPAGGAYDIGAYEIR from the coding sequence TTGACGATTGAGTTTTTGCAACATACCCTATTTTTCCCTATGATGATTCATGGTTTCGGTTTTTTAAGTTTGAGCGCATCTCTTGTGCTTCCTTGGGCATTAACAGGTTTGGTTCAAGGAGAGAGAATAACAGAGTCTTTAGTTAAAGATGTTCGTCAGTCTCCCACTGATCAAGTAATGCCACTACCTAGCCGTAAGTTGATCAGCCAGTCTTCAACTGCGACAACATACTATGTTAGTGGTAGCGGAAATGACAAAAATAGCGGACGCACTACCTCATCTGCCTTTAGGACAATTCAGAGGGCGGCAAATCTTACCAACCCTGGCGACAAAGTATTGATTATGAATGGAGAATACAAAAATACAGGAGGAAGTGGGAGTGTCGTCAGTATAAGACGTTCTGGAAGGGCAAATGCATGGATTAAGTATCAAGCATATCCTGGACATTTCCCAAAAATTCGGCACGATACATGGAATGGTATCCTATTGTCAAATGGAGTCTCATATATTGAGATCGACGGGCTAGAGGTCATAGGGAACAATGCAAACATAACCCTTTCTTATGCATTAAGTCAGAAGACTAATGGATCAAATCCGCGTACAAACGGAACCTGCATAAGTATTGACGGACGCAATAGTTCTGTTCGTTACATAAATATTCTAAACAACAAAGTGAATAATTGCGGAGGAGGAGGTATCTCAGTAATCTCCGCTGATTATGTGAAGATTGATAATAACACAGTGTTCAATAACGCCTGGTATAGTATGTACGGTACGAGCGGTATTTCGTTCTTGAAGAGTCGGAATTCTGACAACAACCAGGGATACAAGATGTTCGTGACAAGAAACAGGGTCTATAACAATCGCAATTACGTTCCCTGGATTCAACGTGGAAATATCACAGACGGTAATGGCATTATTGTCGATCTTTCAAAACAGGGTGCAAATGGTGCATATAGAGGACGGACTTTAATTGCAAACAATATTACCTACAGGAATGGCGGTTCAGGTATTCATGCCCATGAAAGTGAGCATATCGATATTGTCAACAACACAGCATATTTGAACCAGCAAAGTCCAGAACTGTCAAAAAAAGGGCAACTCTATGCTGGTTATTCAAATGATGTCAAGATTTTCAATAACATTGTTTATGGTGTTGCTGGTAAAAATGTGAACAGCAGCTACATGAATAAAAACGTCACTTATAACTACAATCTTTACCCGAACGGTGCGGTGATCGATGCGAAGGCGAGGGGAGCTAACGATATTATTGCAGACCCACAATTTCAAAATGCCCCAAATGGTGACTTTAGACTCAAAGGAACGAGTCCGGCGATCAACAGGGGTTACTATTGGAATGATTTGAAAACTGATCATGCCGGTAACCCTCGTCCTGCTGGTGGTGCATATGATATTGGGGCATACGAAATTAGGTAA
- a CDS encoding ABC transporter ATP-binding protein: MKSVADDPNSQLNTRDIPPVVLTSELRKVYRTGFWLNQKVVSLKNCSLTVYKGETFGLLGPNGAGKTTLLKLLLGIIHPTSGRGSLLGKPIGDRSVKQHIGYLPENPYLYDYLTGWEFLQLAAGLFQIPQSVQRQRIPQLLELVGLSQADARKKLLRRYSKGMLQRVGMAQALINEPDLVFLDEPMSGLDPVGRYQMREIILALKAAGKTIFFNSHILSEVEQICDRIAILAQGELICSGSLNELLGGKNTYHVKGQGGDGEILKKWIPTLIFEPDGSWHGTLQDDYYDFLSSLRLMEGKIITMNLSRHSLEEFFIQQIQRKDNSLN; encoded by the coding sequence ATGAAGTCTGTTGCCGATGACCCTAATTCTCAACTTAATACGAGAGACATTCCGCCAGTAGTCCTAACTTCTGAGTTGCGAAAAGTCTATCGCACTGGTTTTTGGCTAAATCAAAAAGTCGTATCTCTCAAAAACTGTTCTTTAACGGTGTACAAAGGAGAAACCTTTGGGTTGCTGGGGCCAAACGGTGCTGGTAAAACCACACTTTTAAAATTGTTGCTGGGAATTATTCATCCCACCTCTGGACGGGGATCGTTGTTGGGTAAACCAATAGGCGATCGCAGTGTTAAGCAACATATCGGCTATCTGCCAGAAAATCCCTATTTATATGACTATCTCACTGGCTGGGAGTTTTTGCAGCTAGCGGCTGGGCTATTCCAAATTCCCCAAAGTGTCCAACGCCAACGTATTCCCCAACTGCTGGAATTAGTCGGTTTATCCCAAGCCGATGCCCGTAAAAAGCTGCTGCGTCGCTATTCTAAAGGAATGCTACAGCGTGTTGGCATGGCACAGGCACTAATTAACGAGCCAGATTTAGTTTTTCTGGATGAACCGATGTCTGGGCTTGATCCGGTGGGACGCTACCAAATGCGGGAAATTATTCTGGCGCTAAAAGCCGCTGGTAAGACGATTTTTTTCAATAGCCACATTCTTAGTGAAGTAGAACAGATTTGCGATCGCATTGCCATCCTCGCTCAAGGTGAACTAATTTGCTCTGGTTCCCTCAATGAACTCTTAGGCGGAAAAAACACATATCACGTCAAAGGTCAAGGTGGTGACGGGGAAATTCTCAAAAAATGGATACCCACTCTTATATTTGAGCCTGATGGTTCTTGGCACGGTACACTACAAGATGATTACTATGATTTTCTTTCGAGTCTTCGTCTAATGGAGGGTAAAATTATTACCATGAACTTGTCGCGTCACTCCCTAGAAGAATTTTTTATTCAACAAATCCAAAGAAAAGATAACTCATTGAATTAG
- the fabI gene encoding enoyl-ACP reductase FabI, translated as MLNLTGKNALVTGIANNRSIAWGIAQQLHKAGANLGITYLPDERGKMEKKVAELVEPLNPSLFLPCNVQDEDQIKSTFETIREQWGKLDILIHCLAFASKDDLSGDFSQTSRSGFNTALEISTYSLVQLSGAAKPLMTEGGSIVTLTYLGGVRAIPNYNVMGVAKAGLEMSVRYLAAELGPQNIRVNAISAGPIRTLASSAVGGILDMIHHVEEVAPLRRTVTQLEVGNTAAFLCSDLSSGITGQILYVDAGYEIMGM; from the coding sequence ATGCTAAATCTGACTGGAAAAAATGCCCTTGTTACAGGTATTGCCAATAACCGCTCGATCGCCTGGGGCATTGCCCAACAACTGCACAAAGCTGGAGCAAACCTGGGTATTACTTACCTGCCGGATGAACGCGGCAAGATGGAGAAAAAAGTTGCGGAGTTGGTAGAACCTCTCAACCCCAGCTTATTTCTTCCCTGTAACGTCCAAGATGAAGATCAAATTAAATCTACCTTTGAGACAATCCGCGAACAATGGGGAAAGCTAGATATCCTCATTCATTGTCTGGCCTTTGCCAGCAAAGATGATTTGAGTGGAGATTTTAGCCAAACCTCTCGTTCTGGTTTCAACACCGCCTTAGAAATTAGTACCTACTCGCTGGTGCAGTTAAGTGGTGCAGCAAAACCTCTGATGACAGAGGGAGGTAGCATCGTCACCCTGACATATTTAGGCGGTGTTAGGGCAATCCCCAACTATAACGTCATGGGAGTTGCCAAGGCGGGGTTAGAAATGAGTGTGCGTTACCTGGCTGCTGAACTAGGGCCACAAAATATCCGCGTAAATGCCATCTCCGCAGGCCCCATCCGCACTTTGGCATCTTCAGCAGTGGGTGGAATTTTAGATATGATTCATCATGTAGAAGAAGTAGCTCCCCTACGACGCACCGTCACTCAGCTAGAAGTGGGCAATACGGCCGCTTTCTTATGTAGTGATTTGTCCAGCGGGATTACCGGACAAATTCTGTATGTAGATGCAGGATATGAAATTATGGGAATGTAA
- a CDS encoding GumC family protein, giving the protein MSEKSMESRESIDLDLNRYLLILKRWWLPAVSIFVATVILSAISTRFMKPDYEAEGKLLFRLPSFKVAGTNLSPGSSEGGDSGDLKPLVATQNPISSQIEVITSPKLLQRTIDKLQLKDNEGIPLEVQALKKALNLKIIGGTDVLLISYSSSNPEEAAAVVNTIMSFYLENDILTNRSEAAAARQFMAKQLPKTQAAVNNAEVALRIFKQKHQIADLSEETRSAVATIGNLDNEMNSVKAQLNEVNAQTNQLRQKVELNSQEAIAVSALSQSPAVQGVLTQLQETDRQLAVERSRFLDDNPIIINLEARKASLNSLLQQQIGQTIGNRTPVPQSLLQIGELRQNLIQNFLQSEIQRFGLTQRLSSLYNSRSTYEQRVKLIPQLAQNQRELERKVEVAESTYQTLLKKVQELQLVENTNTASSRIIAQALVPKDPVAGKKLIVLVLGVMFGLFFATTTVFLLAMRDRSLKTLKEVRDIFGYTLLGIVPLSVKKLRSRYSDAESTVQTIAVRDTPHSLTSEMYRMIQANLKFLSSDKVLKTIVVTSAIPKEGKSTVSANLAAAIAQLGRKVLLIDADMRVPSQHHLWQLTNAVGLSEVLVGQAEFDIAVSKVMDSLDVLTAGVRPPNPLALLDSKRMASLIENFSSQDNYDFVIIDAPPLLLAADALTLSQMTDGILLVARPGVIDSNSAAAAQEMLERSSHNVLGLVVNGLIDKNESSSYFNHAKEYFTYQDLTKAVKRQKRIPDKSSV; this is encoded by the coding sequence ATGTCAGAAAAATCTATGGAATCTAGAGAATCTATTGATTTAGACCTTAATCGTTACTTGTTGATATTGAAGCGTTGGTGGTTACCGGCTGTCAGCATATTTGTGGCTACAGTGATTCTGAGTGCTATATCTACAAGGTTTATGAAGCCAGACTATGAAGCAGAAGGAAAACTGTTATTCAGACTCCCCTCTTTTAAGGTAGCAGGAACTAATCTTTCGCCTGGTTCCTCTGAAGGAGGAGACTCAGGGGATTTGAAACCCTTGGTAGCAACTCAAAATCCTATAAGCAGTCAGATAGAAGTCATTACTTCCCCCAAGTTATTGCAGCGAACAATAGATAAATTACAACTCAAAGACAACGAAGGTATACCTCTAGAGGTACAAGCTCTAAAAAAAGCCCTGAATCTAAAAATTATTGGTGGGACAGATGTATTGCTAATTAGCTATAGCAGTTCTAATCCCGAAGAAGCAGCGGCAGTGGTCAACACAATAATGAGCTTTTATTTAGAAAATGATATTCTGACAAATCGCTCTGAGGCAGCAGCAGCTCGTCAATTTATGGCCAAGCAGCTTCCTAAAACTCAAGCAGCTGTTAATAATGCAGAAGTAGCGCTACGTATATTTAAACAGAAGCATCAGATTGCAGATTTATCAGAGGAGACAAGGTCAGCCGTTGCGACTATTGGAAATCTAGATAATGAGATGAATAGTGTTAAAGCTCAATTAAATGAGGTAAATGCCCAAACTAATCAACTACGTCAGAAAGTAGAGCTAAATTCTCAGGAAGCGATCGCAGTAAGTGCCCTCAGCCAGTCACCTGCAGTACAGGGAGTCCTTACACAACTTCAAGAGACCGATCGGCAGTTAGCAGTTGAGCGTAGCCGTTTTCTAGATGACAACCCCATAATTATTAACCTAGAAGCAAGAAAAGCTAGTTTAAATTCTCTCTTACAACAGCAAATTGGTCAGACTATTGGTAATCGAACACCAGTTCCTCAGAGCCTGTTGCAGATTGGAGAACTTAGACAAAACCTGATACAAAATTTCCTACAGTCAGAAATACAGCGCTTTGGGTTAACTCAAAGACTCTCTTCTCTATACAATTCTCGTTCTACCTACGAACAGCGGGTGAAACTCATACCCCAGTTGGCACAAAATCAGCGGGAGTTAGAACGGAAAGTTGAAGTTGCAGAATCGACCTATCAAACTCTATTGAAAAAGGTTCAAGAATTACAGTTAGTTGAAAATACAAATACAGCTAGTTCCCGGATTATTGCTCAGGCTTTAGTGCCAAAAGATCCAGTAGCAGGCAAAAAACTAATTGTTTTGGTGCTGGGAGTAATGTTCGGTTTATTTTTTGCCACAACAACTGTGTTCTTACTGGCTATGAGAGATAGATCTCTAAAAACACTTAAAGAAGTTAGAGATATATTTGGATATACTTTGCTGGGCATTGTTCCTTTGTCTGTTAAAAAGCTTCGCTCCCGTTATTCAGATGCAGAATCAACAGTTCAAACAATCGCCGTCAGAGATACACCCCACTCTTTAACCAGCGAAATGTACCGGATGATTCAAGCCAATCTGAAATTCCTGAGTTCAGATAAAGTGCTCAAAACTATCGTGGTAACTAGCGCAATTCCTAAAGAAGGCAAGTCTACAGTTTCAGCTAATTTGGCGGCAGCGATCGCTCAACTAGGACGTAAAGTTTTACTAATTGATGCAGATATGCGAGTTCCTTCTCAGCATCATCTATGGCAACTAACCAATGCAGTTGGTTTGAGTGAGGTTCTTGTAGGTCAGGCTGAATTTGACATTGCTGTATCCAAGGTAATGGATAGCCTTGATGTTTTAACTGCTGGAGTTAGACCTCCCAACCCACTTGCCCTGCTTGACTCAAAGCGGATGGCATCACTAATTGAGAATTTCTCATCTCAAGATAACTATGATTTTGTCATTATTGATGCTCCTCCCCTCCTTTTAGCAGCCGATGCTTTGACTTTGAGCCAAATGACTGATGGGATTTTGTTAGTCGCTCGACCTGGAGTAATTGATTCTAACAGTGCCGCTGCTGCTCAAGAAATGTTAGAGAGATCCAGTCACAACGTTTTAGGTTTAGTTGTGAATGGTCTGATTGATAAAAACGAATCTAGTAGCTATTTCAACCATGCGAAAGAATACTTTACTTATCAAGATTTGACAAAAGCGGTTAAACGACAAAAACGTATTCCAGACAAAAGCTCTGTATAA